Within Persephonella sp., the genomic segment GTCATTTTTGACATTATTCCCATACCAAGAAACCCAAACTCTCCCTTTGCCAGAGATTTCCAGTTTTTATCTGTTGCGAACATAAGGAAATCGGCTTTCTGATCTGTTGCTTTCCCACCGTAAATACAAACGGCTTTCCCATCTTTTGGAGCTATATGAACCTCTACAGCCTTTTCTACACCTCCACAGTCCTGCCTGTAAAATCTAATTATTCTGTAACCTTTTTTACCGGTTTTTTTAGACCATTTTGAAAGTCCATCTGTAAGTGTTGGGGTTTTGTTCCAAAGATCGCAAAACTCTTTCGTATATTCAGGATCCATAAACTTAGGGACTGCGAATGAATATCCAAAGCTGAATAAAACAAACAGCATTGCCCCTACTCTTTTCATTTTTATCCTCCATAATCTATTTAAGAAAGGGGCTTTAAGCCCCTATGATCTAATTAAAAGCTCCAGTCAAGTGATACACCGATTGAGTCCTGAGCGTTTTTTGCACCTGTTGTTGCTGATTCACAGCTTGCTGGATTGTTTGCGTAACATTTTGTTCCTGTTGTTTCAACCTTTTTCTCAAATGCATGGACATAAGACATATTCAGCGTAAAATGTTCTGTAAACTGATAACCAAAACCAAAGGTTACATGATGCTCAGCAATTGCTGGAAAACCAATCAGATTGAACCATTCAACATCATAATCAGGGAAAGGTTGTGTAAGATCTGGAATTGTATTCAGATTTGATGTTGTAACATTCTTCTCTCTTATTGGGGATTTTCCATAATTATAACCTGCCCTCAAAGCAAGTCTTGGTGTTACCTTGTATTCCCCACCAACAGCAAAAACCCATTGATCTTTCCATTTGAACTGTTTGTAACCATCTGCATCTGACCAGTTTATCCATCTTATATCAAAACCCACCTTTAGCTCTTCTACAGGTCTATATCCTATTCCTACTGAGGCTTCTTGAGGTTGTTCAAGCTTAAGATCTTCAAAATTACCATCCCCGTTAGAATCAAACACATTTTTGTATTTCATTTTAACGCCAGATTGGTAATAGGCACCAAGACAAACATTTTCAATAGGTTTGAAATTTATTCCTATAGAAGCTCCTATTCCGTAAGACTGGGATTGTCCACCTCCTGCATTCCACTGTGTTTCAAGACCGTTAGTTAAGTTAGCATCTGTATCTGCTGACATAATAGCTCCCATATCAAGAGATCCCCATGCCAGGTGCAATGCTCCTCCGATTGCCAGTTTATCGCTCACTTTGTATCCAACCGCCGGAACAACCCTCATAAACTGGAGAGTGGTATGCATTTTTGCAAGTCTGGGATCCTTGTCTCTATAATCAACACCCATACCTGAAACACCATAGGCACCAATCCCTATAACAACTTTATCATTTATCTGGTTTGTGATGGCTATCTCAGGAATTGTGAATGTATCAGCATCGGAGCTTTGATATCCTGTATCCC encodes:
- a CDS encoding SCP2 sterol-binding domain-containing protein translates to MKRVGAMLFVLFSFGYSFAVPKFMDPEYTKEFCDLWNKTPTLTDGLSKWSKKTGKKGYRIIRFYRQDCGGVEKAVEVHIAPKDGKAVCIYGGKATDQKADFLMFATDKNWKSLAKGEFGFLGMGIMSKMTFEGSKWEAMNNMGPFKAFLLNLNKVPHSMECP
- a CDS encoding outer membrane protein transport protein: MRKVAGSVALATAILTTGAFATNGDNMIGVSPASRAMGGLGTGICLEPTDSIFRNPGWLGRQKGFNVSFGGILFMPHVKGRYKGSVFGDTGYQSSDADTFTIPEIAITNQINDKVVIGIGAYGVSGMGVDYRDKDPRLAKMHTTLQFMRVVPAVGYKVSDKLAIGGALHLAWGSLDMGAIMSADTDANLTNGLETQWNAGGGQSQSYGIGASIGINFKPIENVCLGAYYQSGVKMKYKNVFDSNGDGNFEDLKLEQPQEASVGIGYRPVEELKVGFDIRWINWSDADGYKQFKWKDQWVFAVGGEYKVTPRLALRAGYNYGKSPIREKNVTTSNLNTIPDLTQPFPDYDVEWFNLIGFPAIAEHHVTFGFGYQFTEHFTLNMSYVHAFEKKVETTGTKCYANNPASCESATTGAKNAQDSIGVSLDWSF